The genomic segment AGTTTCATCTCTTATTGATTACGATTATTGAACATgcaagtgttgttgttttaatgtcttGGAAGAATTCACACAGCACAGTGTACTCGGCTCTTTTggtttctttatatttttatcaCAGCTGTTCAAACTGAAGCCTCCTCTTGGTCCATTACGTTGCCCTCAACAGTGAAAGGGCTGATTGGATCCTGTGTGGTGATTCCCTGCACGTATAACTACCCAGATCATAAAGGAAAGGCTGACAAATTCACTGGGATTTGGACCGACAGCTTGCAAAGCAAAGCAAGTCACTTCATCTATCACCCAGATGCGTCGAAAGTTGTGCAGCAGTATCAGACTCGGGCAGCGCTGCTCGGAGATGTCACGCACAAGAACTGTACACTGAAGATTGATCCTCTTCAGCAAAGTGACCAAGGGCCTTTTTATTTCAGGGTGGAAATGGCTAACTTTAACAACTATACATACAAAGAAAAAGTCTCCATCACAGTTTTTGGTAAGTTCTATTGTCATCATCAAATTAAttccagtgttttgttttgttttatttttacttgtatTGATCAGAGGTCAAAAAACATTCTCTCTTCCCTTCTGTGCATTAGTGAAATACTTGTTTATCTTGAGCtggaatatttaacatttaaatgttattattagaattattattctaattatatTCATCAGAATTGTAACAGAAAGAGGAGAGCACTTGAAAACTCATCATTCTGTGATAGCATCCACTGAGTTTTTCGAAGTATCTCAATAATTCAGAAAAAAGTTACccagaaaaacagaacaaaaattattctgttttttttcttcaaatgaatGCATTGCGCTTCCACAAATTTCATATTCACTTCTGTAGACAATGTGTTATAATGAGGGGAAAGGCAATCCAACAGTTCCTCcatattaaataatgaaactTAAATAACAAAAAGCTGTCCCAAAATTTTATCTCAATCTGAAAACTTTGGATTTTTTTATGAACAGGACATAGAGGGTATAGACACACAAGGACAGAATAAAACAACTGAACTCACTCAGTTCTTGTGACTGTGAATGCTCTTTAATCATCCAAGTCAGAGTCAGCTTCAGGGGTTAGCGAGGGGTAACTGGACTTCCTTGAGTAAAGTTGAAGGCACTTCACACCTTATTTACCCTTATTTACACCTCAGATGAAactaacaacctgaaactggatCAGCGAGTGAACAACCTGCATGTTTTAAcacagtacttctcaaatagtggggcatgagaggcagggcaggacaactcatacagtggtttatacagataaataaatatgatcaggttctcaatagtatttcaatggggggggggttgaaaaaaatgctgtcctctgggggggcatgacagaaaataattgagaaccactggtttaacATAACACATGTGTTCACAGGTTTCAGTTTATAGCCAACTCCCCCAGATTATTGTGGTGTGGTTTATTTGGCCTTCAGCAGTCTTTCTATTCTTTTTATAGTCATTAACAACATTAATGTTCCTTTTAAAATAACTCATGAATCCATAAAGCTAAATACAAAGTGGCACAGGACACATCGACCGTTTTGCAGCATGTCATTACCTCTGTATATGTTCACAGGTGCACTAAATATTGATCTCTCTGTGAAAGAAGTCCAGGAGGGTCAGACCGCGCTGGCGTCCTGCTCTGTGTCTCCCGCCTGTCCCACCTCTCTTCCTGTCTTCAGCTGGAGTCACCCCGGAGAGGAATATTTCCACTCAATGCAGTTTGAAGACGGCCAGTGGAAAGCGACAGCTACTCTCACCTTTCACCCTACCAAAGCTGACCACAACAAGCCTTTACTGTGCACTGTGCGGTACGATGGAGGGCGGCAGCAGGAAACAACCAAGCTCCTCAAAGTGAAGCGTAAGTAGTGCTGTGTCACTTCACACAGAtcatttgttcctttttttttgttgacaaaataGATTTAATAGATTGGACAATCCTCAGATGCACCAGTGAACGTGATGGTCGAGTACAAGTCAGACGTAAAGGAGGGTGAGGCTGTGCAGCTGAAATGTTCCAGTGATGCTTACCCTCCGGCCAACAGCTACGAGTGGTACAATGAAACCGGTGTTCAGATGCATCAGGGAAACACCTACATGATACCAAACGTCTCCAGAAACATGGACGCATTTTACTGCACCGCCATCAACACAGTAGGACGAGGGAAATCAAGCCCAATGCGGCTAAGTGTCTTATGTAAGTAAGCAGTTTGTAAAATATCATGACAAAGACGAAACAGTTGTATTGGGCGAACCTCACAACTGAATCACTTGTGTTTATAGATGCCCCTGAGATTAAGATggcctcctcctgctcctcacggGGTGACGTGGTGAAATGTATGTGCATTGTGGAGTCCAAGCCTCCCAGCATGGTCCATTTTGTGATTCCTGAAAAAGTCTTTGCAGGCACCAAGATAGAGAGACATGGCTCTGTTACCATCGGGACCCTGCAAGCAGAGTTTGGATCTTCTGAGGTTGTCCACTGTCTGGCAAACAACACAATAGGCATTGCCAGCTTCACTCTCTCTTTACCTGTCAATGGTAAGAAagtgtttggagtttgtagGGATTAAGTGGCTACTGGTTGTGATGTCACCATAAGAATTTGCCTCAAGTGTCTGCTTACATTTGCCATtctttactgtatattttctctaaattggacatttattttacaaaactgacataaTGTTTGattaaagaagacctgaaatTAGCGATTAAGACCATAAACTCCTCAGGAACATGTTGTAATCAGGTGAGAAGTATAGGCTCATTAAAttaatgccgtgtttccactacattgtcccagctcgcctcaccTCGGCTTGAcatggtttggttggttttccattacaaaatagtagctcctcaacgtgggcggagctATCACTGTGCGGCTTTCTCTAACACTGtcgtgacttcgttttacacgtaacacacacaaactagtgacgaagGACTTGTTCAGTGTAACATTTCCtcggtaattgttggagattaacccatgtttttatgattgttgagtctttttaactgatcaacagttcggcactgttcgctttgattcttgtgtcggacgtcttgctcatgcctcgtcttgtgacggcactctgaccaatcagtggcgtGCCGtgctagtggaaaaggggcttgaGCTTTGGTAGAGATGCATGGTATGACATATCTGAAGATTCTTTGCATAAAGTGACTGCATGTGGCCTCTGTTTGCACAGATAAGATGCATCATCTCTTCATTGCCATCGCCACTGGTGCAGGTGTGGTTTTGATGATACTTTTAATTGCAGTGGTATTTGTAATAAAATGGTAAGTTCATACAGAATATACTTTTTCTTACATATACTTTTTTTCTTACCCCATTAAAACAtctacattttcaatgatgaTTCTAGCGATAGCCTTTTAAAGTTAACTCtacaataaatcaaaaaaatacaaacttttgactggtagtgtatGTGTGATACAGTCAAACCACTTGACGCCACCTTCACTGAAACAATGAGATGACATGATCTGTGTTCATATTTGTGGTTTGGGTTTCACTGGTTGCGTCAAGTTTCAATAGATATTTTTGCCTGGATTCTAAATTAAAAGCCCTTATTCTTCCAGTAGGAGATCATCTGGAGATGCACCAACACttcacatacaaacaaacaaaggtgaagAGCTCCCTGAGTATGCTACAGCAAATAGGTGAGCATTATTAAACTCAGTTTGGAATAAACAAAGGTTTCCTCATCAGTTGCAGCGATGACATTTGGTCTTGTGCTTTTCTCTGCAGTTCTGTTCTCAGAAAAGAGATGAACTGTGGCGCCATGCAGTGGTCTGCTAGCTATAGCAGTGACAATGTGTATGGCAACATGGAggtgtgtgacattttctgcgTTCATTCTTTATTTCCATGTATGAGCTAATGagtgtgagatttttttttatttccttcgCAGACTGACAACGATGCGATATACGCCAATGTGTGACTGTGCTGAATTTACCAGGGCTGCAGTGCGTTGTCCGGACGATGTGGTTCGAGAAAGCTAGATatgcacaaacaaagaaatggatatgctattttcattattgttgtatGCTTATTTACATATTAGGTTTTATGTCTTAAAATGCAGAAATCTGTctgatcaacaactgtgtgctgAGATtattcaacattaaaatattgtAGTCATTTACTTACTTGGCTTGCTCTTAAAAACCTTATTAGTCATTCAGCAGCtactcagtgtttgtgatgaagaataaaatgttttcaacacaGATCACAATGTGATGTACGTTGCTGAAGTCCTCAGGATTCACTGTGgcaaatcaagaaaataatgaaccCCCTGAGCTTCAGTTGTCCAATGAATGCTTTACAACATATATCTGTATACAGAGAATAGAGATCAAACGTATCAAACATTAATTCGAGAGAAATAGTcatgtcattattttgtgtaaacattcttttttattattttaatttcccTGCATTGATAAGGTTATGTTACCACATTTATGTAACCTGCACAGGGTGAAGTGGCTATGTTGTGCTTTTTGtactccattttcattttcattagtTGCATTTACATAACttattgtaaaatgtgaaattttaataaattatttccATTTGGCAGAAGTACACAATAATTATACTGTTTTGTACTGAGTGTATAAATTCACCtgaatgtatgaattgttgttttcattataagcgataataataatacagtagaaGCAAGTCTTCTCTACAGAAGCTGCCATATTGGACCACCATACTTTTTAAAGAATCCCTCTAAACATGACATAGCGCaggtaatgttttgtttttgtttgttttattacttcTGGATAGATTTATTGAAAACAGAAGTTTCATCCTCGAAAtaaatgaaacaggaagttcattTGCAAGTGTATTGAGAAAGAcgaggcagaaaaaaaagctcttcTCATTTACCAAACCCAAAAGTTAAACTGAGCCctaatctgtgttttttacattacagATGTGCTGAATGATTAACGTTTGTGGCTCACTTCtcattttactttattacaaCTTTCAAAccacaccatttaaaaaaaagaagcagatcCTATCACGTAACCCTTCCATCTTAAATGTAGACAACTAGAATCCACTGAACAGCGCCTGAATTTTTTTAAGTTGTTCCTGTGAACTCAACAACTGCACTTTGTATTTGGCAAACTGTTGCTGACCTCTTGGGCAGGTCAGGCCAATTGCTTTATTAAAAGTAATGCGAtagttttaaataaaggttttaatgTAACTCCGATATGGATGcaggaagaaaagacagaaaatagtAGCAGCAGTTTAATAGGTTTAATGAACAGTTTAATAGGTAATAATAACACTGTattatttaaaggtgcagtaggTAGGATCACTAAAAAGCAGTTGATGATTTTCATTAAAATAGACTCTTCCTCTGAACTGACCTGTGATTAGTCAATGGCTACATTCAGATTACCAAGATGAGATGACTCATATCCAATTGTATCCATTGATTCTATTGTTGACTTAGATCTAATGTTTTAAGCACTGTGAGGACCCAGGAATCTCGTCGTCATTTCTGAATTCCAGATCAAATGTTGTGGTTCTACATCATAGAACATGTGGCAGTGTGACATAAACGAGCATGGTCGTTTAAGAATCATTAATTTCACTCTAATTTCACTCCTTGTAAGGGTAGCAATAAAGGTACACATGatcttatactgtatatctcctGCTCCTCAAAACCAAGTGGTTTCAAAATGATGGTGTTTTCTTGCTGTAATTAATGACACATGCAAGATATTTGGAGGGCAGTCTTGTTCAGATGCGAGATATTAGTAAGAATGCAAACCGTCATTAATGGGATTGTAATCAGATTTGAACAATGTAGCCCGTAATCTGAACATAGTTTAGGTCTCCTGTCACTCTTTGCACTGCAATTCAAAATGATGTAATAATTCAATAGAATTATTGTTATCAGTTATACATGATCAAACTTTGCATTGCtcacacagtaaaataaaacaaagccaaataaatattgttatataaAATAAGTTAAGAGCTggtgtttgtaatttatgtagCCAACGGCCATtgatacattaaaatacaaggAGCCTCCTGAACACAGAagtaaaagacacaaagaccGAGGGGAAATTGCTATGGTTTTTCCAGAACGTAATGTTTTtgtctaaaaatgtaaatacctCAGTGTACATCAACCATTCTTCTACACAGCTTTTGCACTGGTTTGCATTAACCACTATAATTTGCATAAATATTGTCTAAGTGATCCATGCTTTGGTCCATGTGTATTCTGAAGTCCTGTGAAGACAGAAAATGATGCATTACAGTAAAGAGAATTGAAAAATAATGACTAGAGCTTTAAAAGGATAGTTCAGTGTTCAGAATTCTGCTGTGCACACAGAACCagtctgagacacagagacttgCTCTCATCTATGACATCTATGATAAGAGTATGTTTGGCGCTTGAAACTTTCTGACTGAGAACTGAAGTTTGCTGGGAGCTACGTTTTCAGTGCGAGAGAACCTCCATGTCTCAGAACAGAATCGCGAACCTAATCACTTAAATAACTATGTATTTTAGGAAAAACACAATGGCTTGGTATGACAATGGGATGTTGTACCTGAGTGTTGGCATAGACGGGCTCATCGATGACCTTCAGATCAgcagggtttttgttttcatttgttgtgCACGACGCCTCTCTGAAAAGGCACGacaaaaaaattagaaaactcATTTCAGAAAATCAGTTATGTAAGTCATGAATAATCCAGTATCTTCAGTCTTTGAGTACACACATATACTCTATATCCTCAGTGGCGAAACATAAAATGTTGCTGGTAATGTGAATTAATCGTCATGTAAAACAAACCCTTGAGGTTGATTTGACGTTGTTCTACTAAAATTAGCATAATATCCAGAACTCTCCCTTGTGAAAGACTTTGTCCTGTAAAAAGATTATTGTGGACAGGTTACTTTACACCAGTATTAAAAATATGAGCGAATTATTTGGCAGCTTAAGaataaacacaccttttttgtttcatgtaacAGAATATTGTGGTGACAAGAATAATGATGACAAGTGCAGAAAGTGGTACAAATATGGCCACATATAATTTCAAAGGCTCCAGCGTCGTCTCTTCTGTGAGTAAAATACACTTCTGTGAACAGTGATGTtttcagaaaagacaaaaaaaacatatttcttatttaaaacaaactcaaaaaacaaacaggggaAATGTAAAAACTTACTTTTTGCTGTGGGCGTGTACAGTGGTGGAATTGTAATTTCTAAAGAGCAAATTTAGTTTACAAATTTAGATTACATTTTACCAggaattgtgacttttttttttagatcagaCCGGAATGTCATACAGCCAGTTATATAGAAACGAATAAATATTagtccacaaactaaaacaaactaaacagaaaTATGGAAACTGAAAAGGTTATAGCTTACCTTGGCTAATATTGTCTGGTTTAACACCAATTAAATAagacaagaacaacaaaaagggaaaaaggagataattaaataatagaaaaaaacatgggaTAGAAAAATAGTAtagcagaaaaaaatacaattcaacaattcaaatgtcttacCATGCACATAAATGGAAACAGGGTACTTGTAGAAACTGTAAGTCTGACCCTTTAGGATGACCCTCATATAGAGCcctctttcattttctacgATGTTTTTGATCATGAGGGAGCAAtctccattgtttttgtttccgaTGAGTTTGGTCTTTCCTCTGTACTTGCtgagcacaaatgtgtcatttgtgtgaaaaacaaatggatTTATGTCCCTGTCTTTATTGTTAGACTCCCTTTTCCCAGGCTTTTTCCAATAAACCTGGACATCTTTGGTGTAGTATTTTGCAGGATATGTAAACGTACACGGTATGATCACATTTGAGCCCTGTATTGCATTAATGCGAGGGGTGACGGTGATGTTCCAGGTTTGACCTGTGTTCAAAGCAAAACCAACAAAGAATGTATAGTATTTGTAATGatattaattaaatatgtgAACTTCATGGACTAA from the Solea senegalensis isolate Sse05_10M linkage group LG9, IFAPA_SoseM_1, whole genome shotgun sequence genome contains:
- the LOC122774570 gene encoding myelin-associated glycoprotein-like; the encoded protein is MKFLGLTDLSFILFLISHSEGQTWNITVTPRINAIQGSNVIIPCTFTYPAKYYTKDVQVYWKKPGKRESNNKDRDINPFVFHTNDTFVLSKYRGKTKLIGNKNNGDCSLMIKNIVENERGLYMRVILKGQTYSFYKYPVSIYVHDNISQEITIPPLYTPTAKKETTLEPLKLYVAIFVPLSALVIIILVTTIFCYMKQKRTKSFTRESSGYYANFSRTTSNQPQGEASCTTNENKNPADLKVIDEPVYANTQDFRIHMDQSMDHLDNIYANYSG
- the LOC122774557 gene encoding myelin-associated glycoprotein-like isoform X1, which codes for MDALKWTLFFVWLYINAVQTEASSWSITLPSTVKGLIGSCVVIPCTYNYPDHKGKADKFTGIWTDSLQSKASHFIYHPDASKVVQQYQTRAALLGDVTHKNCTLKIDPLQQSDQGPFYFRVEMANFNNYTYKEKVSITVFGALNIDLSVKEVQEGQTALASCSVSPACPTSLPVFSWSHPGEEYFHSMQFEDGQWKATATLTFHPTKADHNKPLLCTVRYDGGRQQETTKLLKVKHAPVNVMVEYKSDVKEGEAVQLKCSSDAYPPANSYEWYNETGVQMHQGNTYMIPNVSRNMDAFYCTAINTVGRGKSSPMRLSVLYAPEIKMASSCSSRGDVVKCMCIVESKPPSMVHFVIPEKVFAGTKIERHGSVTIGTLQAEFGSSEVVHCLANNTIGIASFTLSLPVNDKMHHLFIAIATGAGVVLMILLIAVVFVIKCRRSSGDAPTLHIQTNKGEELPEYATANSSVLRKEMNCGAMQWSASYSSDNVYGNMETDNDAIYANV
- the LOC122774557 gene encoding myelin-associated glycoprotein-like isoform X2 produces the protein MDALKWTLFFVWLYINAVQTEASSWSITLPSTVKGLIGSCVVIPCTYNYPDHKGKADKFTGIWTDSLQSKASHFIYHPDASKVVQQYQTRAALLGDVTHKNCTLKIDPLQQSDQGPFYFRVEMANFNNYTYKEKVSITVFGALNIDLSVKEVQEGQTALASCSVSPACPTSLPVFSWSHPGEEYFHSMQFEDGQWKATATLTFHPTKADHNKPLLCTVRYDGGRQQETTKLLKVKHAPVNVMVEYKSDVKEGEAVQLKCSSDAYPPANSYEWYNETGVQMHQGNTYMIPNVSRNMDAFYCTAINTVGRGKSSPMRLSVLYAPEIKMASSCSSRGDVVKCMCIVESKPPSMVHFVIPEKVFAGTKIERHGSVTIGTLQAEFGSSEVVHCLANNTIGIASFTLSLPVNDKMHHLFIAIATGAGVVLMILLIAVVFVIKWRSSGDAPTLHIQTNKGEELPEYATANSSVLRKEMNCGAMQWSASYSSDNVYGNMETDNDAIYANV